A stretch of the Agromyces larvae genome encodes the following:
- a CDS encoding LysR family transcriptional regulator, producing the protein MDVKRLDLLRELAERGSVTAVAEAAGRTPSAVSQQLKVLEREAGMPLTQREGRGIALTSAGHALARSATEVAVAIARAEALWDEFRNHPSGEVSLLTFPTIGATLLPAVLTDLASVAGLVVHATDLDPEMDEYADLANDHDIVLAHAMPGDLPWGGRGLNAVPLLTEPLDVGLPADHRLAARSHVTADDLVHETWLGVPPGFPFERILHAIEQQAGGRIEVSQRISDMRIIEALIEAGLGIALVPRYTSGPVPPGMVLKPLRGVASARRIVALTRPDVAERLAVRTVLDVLVSRAARLGE; encoded by the coding sequence ATGGATGTGAAGCGCCTCGACCTGCTCCGCGAACTCGCCGAACGCGGCAGCGTCACCGCGGTCGCCGAGGCCGCCGGCCGCACCCCGTCGGCCGTCTCGCAACAGCTCAAAGTGCTCGAACGAGAGGCCGGGATGCCCCTCACCCAGCGCGAGGGGCGGGGCATCGCGCTCACCAGCGCCGGCCACGCGCTCGCCCGCAGCGCGACCGAGGTCGCCGTCGCGATCGCTCGCGCCGAAGCCCTGTGGGACGAGTTCCGCAATCATCCGAGCGGCGAGGTCAGCCTGCTCACGTTCCCCACGATCGGCGCCACGCTGCTGCCGGCGGTGCTCACCGACCTCGCGAGCGTCGCCGGGCTCGTCGTGCACGCCACCGACCTCGACCCCGAGATGGACGAGTACGCCGACCTCGCCAACGACCACGACATCGTGCTCGCCCACGCGATGCCCGGCGACCTGCCGTGGGGAGGCCGGGGCCTGAACGCCGTGCCGCTGCTCACCGAACCGCTCGACGTCGGCCTGCCCGCCGACCACCGGCTCGCGGCGCGTTCGCACGTCACGGCCGACGACCTCGTCCACGAGACCTGGCTGGGCGTGCCGCCCGGGTTCCCGTTCGAGCGCATCCTGCACGCGATCGAACAGCAGGCGGGCGGGCGCATCGAGGTGTCGCAGCGCATCAGCGACATGCGCATCATCGAGGCGCTCATCGAGGCCGGCCTCGGCATCGCACTCGTGCCCCGGTACACATCGGGCCCCGTGCCGCCCGGCATGGTGCTGAAGCCGCTGCGCGGCGTGGCATCCGCCCGTCGCATCGTCGCCCTCACCCGACCCGACGTCGCCGAGCGCCTCGCGGTGCGCACCGTGCTCGACGTGCTCGTCTCCCGCGCCGCACGCCTCGGCGAGTAA